The following nucleotide sequence is from Peptococcaceae bacterium 1198_IL3148.
ATACCGGTATAACCATAACCGGGGCTAAAATTTTCCTGTAATAAGTGCGTTAAACCAGCCACCTCTGCCATGCCTGCCAAACCGCAAATTGCCCCACTTAAAAACATCACTAACACAATATTTTTAGGGATATTCATCCCGGCATACTTGGCAGCCGAGGCACTTTCGCCAATTACTCGGATTTCATAACCCCAACGACTGTGTTTAATACCATAGTGAATTAAGATGGCGATTACGATAGCAAATATAATTCCGGCATGGATTCTTGTGTCCCCAAAGGTAGGCAACATGGCATTCTCAGAAAATCTTGGTGTTAAGGGAAAGTTAAAGCCCGCAGGATCACGCCATGGTCCAAAAACAAGGTAGTTAACCCACAATATGGCCACATAGTTTAGCATTAACGTGGTGATAATCTCATTTACTCCCAGATATGCCCGGGGAATACCCGGCAAAAGCCCCCAAATGCCACCACATATGGCTCCAACAATGCACATAGCTGGTAGCAATATAAAGGCCGATACGTCGGGAAAACTAAGGGCCACCCAAGTGGCCCCAAATGCGCCCATATAAAGTTGCCCTTCTGCACCGATATTCCATAGCTGCATCCTAGAAGCCAGCGCAATACCCAATGCGCACAACATTAAAGGAATAGATTTCACTATTGTTTCAGACAATCCATATAATGATCCGAAACCACCTTTAAACATGGCAGTGTATGACTTAATTGGGTCATGCCCAGTAACAGCCAACAGTGCCGCCCCAATAATTAAAGCCATTAATACAGATATTACTGGCATTAAAAAAGTATTGACAGTTGAAGTTCGTGCCCTTTTTTGCAATTTAAACGGTGAACTCATGACACCTTTACCTCCATTTGTGTTGAACCAAGCATCATTAAGCCGATCTGCTCCGGTGTTGCTTCTTTCACTGGCAGTACACCCATCAAGCCACCCTGATACAGCACGCCCACTCGGTCACAAAGTTTAAACACTTCTTCTAGGTCTTCAGAAATCAGCAAAACAGCCGCGCCCTTAGCAGCCTGTTCCAATAATAACTGGTGTACCGTTTCGGTGGCCGCAATATCCAAACCTCTGGATGGAAAAACAGCCACAACCAATTTAGGATTGCTAGAAAGTTCTCTGGCCAACAATAAACGTTGTTGGTTACCGCCGGATAACAATCTTACCGGCGCCTGTAAACTGGCCAGTTTGACGTCAAACTCACTAATAAGTTTTTCAGCATGCAATCGGGCTTTCTTAGGGCTAATCATCAGTCCCGAACCCAGCTCGCTGCCTTGGTAATTTTTCATAATTAAGTTATCGATGGCACCCAATGACGGCACCAACCCTGTGCCCAAGCGATCATCAGGTATATAACTAACGGCAGTATTAATTAAATCCTTTGGTGTTTTGTTGGTCACATCTTGACCATCTATATTAATTCTGCCGCTGGTAACCGGTCGCAAACCAACAATCGATTCAGCTAACTCTCTTTTACCATTGCCTGCAATACCAACAATGCCCAGTATTTCTCCAGCAGCCAATGACAGAGAGATGTTATTTAAGCCTGGCTTATGACCTGATTCGGCAGTACTAATATTCTGCATTTGTAACATGGCAGCACCTTTTTTTATTTGCTGGCGCTTAGCAAAACTGACAAATTCTTGACCCATCATCAAGTTAGCCAACTTTTTAGGCGTAACATCACTACAATTAATAGTTCCAACGGATTTGCCAGCCCGCAATACCGTTACGCGGTCTGCCACTTGCATAACCTCATGCATTTTGTGAGTTATGATAATTACCGCATGCCCTGCTTTGGTCATTCGCTTTAATGTAATAAAAAGTTCTCCCGCTTCCTGGGGGGTTAGAACCGCAGTGGGTTCATCTAAAATTAGTAATTTAGAACCCCGATAAAGCATTTTAACGATTTCCACTCGCTGTTTCTCACCTACCGACAGTTGCCATACCTTGGCAGCAGGGTCAACGCGCAAGCCATAACTCTCTGATATCTCTACCAACTGATTTTCAACATTTTTCATGCGTAATATCGATCCAAGTTTCTTGGAACCCAAAACTACATTTTCTGCCACTGTAAAGGTATCCACCAACTTAAAATGCTGATGCACCATCCCAATCCCCGCGGCAATGGCATCTCGAGGATTTTTAAAGTTAACCTGTTGACCATCTACTAAAATTTGCCCTTCATCAGGACGGTATAACCCCGATAATATTGACATTAACGTGCTTTTACCCGATCCATTCTCACCTAACAACGCATGGATTTCTCCAGCCCGGACAGTTAAATTCACTTGGTCATTGGCAATTACACCGGGAAATCTTTTAGTGATATTAATCATCTCAACCAGATTTTTCCTTTTCATAAAGCACGCCCCTTAATCATCAATAAATGGAATGGGCGCTGACACCAATGGTGCCAGCGACCCGATATTTATTAGTTTTGTTTAGGAATACTTCCCTCAACGCCTTCTACAAACCAGTCAAACTCTAACAATTCTTGGTCAGTCATTTTTTGACCCTCTGCTATTTTTACATTG
It contains:
- a CDS encoding ABC transporter permease; the protein is MSSPFKLQKRARTSTVNTFLMPVISVLMALIIGAALLAVTGHDPIKSYTAMFKGGFGSLYGLSETIVKSIPLMLCALGIALASRMQLWNIGAEGQLYMGAFGATWVALSFPDVSAFILLPAMCIVGAICGGIWGLLPGIPRAYLGVNEIITTLMLNYVAILWVNYLVFGPWRDPAGFNFPLTPRFSENAMLPTFGDTRIHAGIIFAIVIAILIHYGIKHSRWGYEIRVIGESASAAKYAGMNIPKNIVLVMFLSGAICGLAGMAEVAGLTHLLQENFSPGYGYTGIIIAWLGKLNPAAIIVVSILFGGLEAGGFSLQSSGVPLALVSMLQGLILFFVLGTEILTRYRIVFNSKSKTAEGNNQWKQA
- a CDS encoding ABC transporter ATP-binding protein, encoding MKRKNLVEMINITKRFPGVIANDQVNLTVRAGEIHALLGENGSGKSTLMSILSGLYRPDEGQILVDGQQVNFKNPRDAIAAGIGMVHQHFKLVDTFTVAENVVLGSKKLGSILRMKNVENQLVEISESYGLRVDPAAKVWQLSVGEKQRVEIVKMLYRGSKLLILDEPTAVLTPQEAGELFITLKRMTKAGHAVIIITHKMHEVMQVADRVTVLRAGKSVGTINCSDVTPKKLANLMMGQEFVSFAKRQQIKKGAAMLQMQNISTAESGHKPGLNNISLSLAAGEILGIVGIAGNGKRELAESIVGLRPVTSGRINIDGQDVTNKTPKDLINTAVSYIPDDRLGTGLVPSLGAIDNLIMKNYQGSELGSGLMISPKKARLHAEKLISEFDVKLASLQAPVRLLSGGNQQRLLLARELSSNPKLVVAVFPSRGLDIAATETVHQLLLEQAAKGAAVLLISEDLEEVFKLCDRVGVLYQGGLMGVLPVKEATPEQIGLMMLGSTQMEVKVS